One genomic window of Vibrio ziniensis includes the following:
- a CDS encoding circularly permuted type 2 ATP-grasp protein: MDKLTKNYNSEMFFDELIDSEGKPRQSASQLLTYLESLPAEELEKRRLTAETTIQEMGISFTVYTEEGNIDRAWPFDIIPRTIDAKDWQVAEKGLKQRLTALNRFIDDLYHDQKCIKDGVIPKHIIEESKNFRPECIGVSPAFGVWAHICGTDLVRADDGQFYVLEDNLRVPSGVSYMLENRAITKRVLPELFENDDILPVDSYTSRLFDMLAALSPRAIEHPEIVVLTPGIYNSAYFEHAFLAQQMGVELVEGGDLYVDTDDCVYMKTIYGPERVDVIYRRIDDWFIDPEVFHPESMLGVPGLMRAWKAGNVALANAPGAGVADDKVVYAYVPDLIRYYLDEEPILPNVETFLCEDEEQRAYVLANLDKLVVKPANESGGYGMLVGPHSTEEERVLFADLIQKNPRNYIAQPTLKLSTAPTLVDTNCIEPRHLDLRPFILQSNKIYVTTGGLTRVALKKGSLVVNSSQGGGSKDTWIVKSKGE, from the coding sequence ATGGATAAATTAACTAAAAACTACAACTCCGAAATGTTCTTTGATGAACTCATTGATAGCGAAGGAAAGCCTCGTCAATCGGCTTCACAACTACTCACTTACTTAGAATCATTACCAGCTGAAGAGCTTGAAAAACGTCGGCTTACCGCTGAAACCACCATTCAGGAAATGGGGATAAGTTTCACGGTTTACACCGAAGAGGGAAACATTGACCGAGCTTGGCCTTTTGACATCATACCGCGCACCATTGATGCCAAAGACTGGCAGGTCGCAGAGAAAGGATTAAAGCAAAGACTTACGGCTCTCAACCGCTTTATTGATGACCTTTATCACGATCAAAAGTGCATTAAAGACGGCGTTATTCCTAAGCACATTATCGAGGAATCGAAAAACTTCCGCCCTGAATGCATCGGGGTGTCGCCCGCTTTTGGTGTGTGGGCACACATTTGTGGCACCGATTTGGTGCGCGCAGATGACGGCCAGTTCTATGTACTTGAAGATAACCTGCGTGTTCCTTCAGGTGTATCGTATATGCTCGAAAACCGTGCAATCACCAAACGCGTTCTTCCAGAGCTATTTGAAAACGACGATATTCTTCCAGTCGACTCATACACGTCAAGACTGTTTGATATGCTGGCAGCCCTTTCTCCACGTGCGATTGAGCATCCAGAAATAGTCGTTTTGACACCGGGTATCTATAACTCTGCGTATTTCGAACATGCGTTCTTAGCTCAGCAAATGGGTGTAGAACTGGTTGAAGGTGGCGATTTATATGTCGACACCGACGACTGTGTTTACATGAAAACTATCTACGGACCAGAACGCGTTGACGTTATTTATCGTCGTATTGATGACTGGTTTATTGACCCAGAAGTGTTCCATCCGGAATCAATGCTTGGCGTTCCCGGATTAATGCGAGCTTGGAAAGCGGGTAACGTGGCTCTGGCTAACGCTCCAGGCGCTGGCGTTGCTGATGACAAAGTGGTTTATGCCTATGTACCCGACCTGATTCGTTATTATCTTGATGAGGAACCGATTCTACCGAACGTAGAAACCTTCCTATGTGAAGATGAAGAACAGCGTGCTTACGTGTTAGCCAACCTAGATAAGCTAGTAGTAAAACCAGCCAACGAGTCCGGTGGTTACGGTATGCTTGTTGGTCCTCACTCTACGGAAGAAGAGCGAGTTCTTTTTGCAGACTTAATACAAAAGAACCCTCGTAATTACATAGCGCAACCAACACTAAAACTCTCCACGGCTCCTACTTTGGTCGACACCAACTGTATCGAACCTCGTCATTTGGATTTGCGTCCATTCATTTTGCAAAGCAACAAAATCTATGTCACTACAGGCGGGCTTACACGCGTTGCGTTGAAGAAAGGCTCCCTTGTCGTTAACTCGTCACAAGGCGGTGGTAGTAAAGACACATGGATTGTTAAGTCAAAAGGAGAGTAA
- a CDS encoding cysteine-rich CWC family protein yields the protein MLDIKKSCWCNDPTITFPEELLSQIPPELRRKACICKTCVLNFQASQKSQ from the coding sequence GTGCTTGATATTAAAAAGTCCTGTTGGTGTAACGATCCCACAATTACTTTTCCTGAAGAGCTGTTATCACAAATCCCTCCTGAACTGAGAAGAAAAGCCTGCATCTGCAAAACCTGCGTTTTGAATTTTCAAGCATCACAGAAATCACAATAA
- a CDS encoding alpha-E domain-containing protein, with protein MLSRVAERLYWSARYLERVENIARLLNVYDELLYDLPRDIRISWYNLIEINGSVIDYTSKYKDHGERNVVKYLLSDMDNPSSLLASLNMVRENIRTSRDVVPEEMWEQINELNIYAKKHIQLGINRSDRHVYLNDIIEGCQKVIGLLANAMRRDAGWSFIILGRYLERADMNTRILDSAVSIMNQSSEEERLHLEQVLWSKVLKSQSAYLNYRRTMRASVTGEDAATFLLMDEFFPRSQTFCLTQIKIAAEALPSAEEVVVEVNRLLDNTKGVESAKELNIEFSNYLNDVQLAIIDLHSQIRETWFHFRHGEAA; from the coding sequence ATGTTATCAAGAGTTGCTGAGCGCCTTTACTGGAGTGCGCGTTATTTGGAGCGAGTCGAAAACATTGCTCGCCTATTAAATGTTTACGATGAACTGCTGTATGACTTACCAAGAGACATTCGAATTTCTTGGTATAACCTTATCGAGATCAACGGCAGCGTTATTGATTACACCAGCAAATACAAAGATCACGGCGAACGTAATGTGGTGAAATATTTGCTTTCTGACATGGATAACCCAAGTTCCCTACTCGCCTCGCTCAATATGGTGCGTGAAAATATTCGTACCTCTCGCGATGTAGTCCCAGAGGAGATGTGGGAGCAGATCAACGAGCTAAACATCTACGCTAAAAAACACATTCAGCTAGGCATCAACCGTTCAGATCGGCACGTCTACCTGAATGACATCATTGAAGGTTGCCAAAAAGTGATTGGGCTTCTTGCCAACGCGATGCGTCGCGATGCAGGCTGGAGCTTTATTATCTTAGGTCGCTACCTAGAGCGCGCAGATATGAATACTCGTATTTTGGATTCTGCAGTGTCGATAATGAACCAATCAAGTGAAGAGGAGCGTCTTCACCTTGAGCAAGTCTTGTGGTCAAAAGTTCTCAAATCGCAGAGTGCCTATCTTAACTATCGCAGAACAATGCGTGCATCGGTCACTGGTGAAGATGCGGCGACATTTTTGCTGATGGATGAGTTCTTCCCTCGCTCACAAACATTTTGCTTAACGCAAATCAAAATCGCAGCTGAAGCACTTCCAAGTGCGGAAGAAGTGGTTGTTGAAGTTAATCGTCTACTTGATAACACCAAAGGCGTTGAGAGTGCAAAAGAGCTCAACATCGAATTCAGTAACTATCTCAATGACGTCCAGTTAGCCATTATCGACCTGCATAGCCAGATCCGAGAGACTTGGTTCCACTTCCGCCACGGAGAAGCTGCATGA